A part of Lagopus muta isolate bLagMut1 chromosome 26, bLagMut1 primary, whole genome shotgun sequence genomic DNA contains:
- the SHC2 gene encoding SHC-transforming protein 2 isoform X1 gives MIPEPKYDRFRDEPLRAAARPRHPPAAPMPAPAPAHPGAAPGLAQPCPAAGEEPEAGTTFCMLLPRMPQWKFPGPGGFLSRSPSGSSKELSSPAKTGGAVEPGGATSSLAAVLGACEPGCSAPCSLQVMSRLRGGAGAARKAARVEGARPAGDEWNRKGSFINKPAQGWLHPDERVLGPGVSYIVRYMGCIEVLRSMRSLDFNTRTQVTREAINRLYEAVPGVKGIWKKKAPSKALFSILGKSNLRFAGMSIAVNISIDGLNLMIPTTRQIIANHHMQSISFASGGDMQQDMSPKHPLCPQDTTDYVAYVAKDPINQRACHILECCDGLAQSVINTVGQAFELRFKQYLHSPPKAVVPPDRVLGMEESAWGEDDEAAEHDYYNSIPGKEPPLGGLIDSRLQHSAFPGRIRVQPSHQGGLALRRELSNQPGQPWDSENQGQSCDGYLQADGHPLVPRDYEEHMYVNTQSLESDATHAVPEESPKKDLFDMRPFEDALKLHKCVAGSNVSPPIEDQWPSPPTRKAPIAPTEEQLRREPWYHGKMSRRDAEKLLQMDGDFLVRDSITNPGQYVLTGMHSGQPKHLLLVDPEGVVRTKDVLFESISHLISHHRQNEQPIVAAESELHLRQVVQRKQ, from the exons ATGATCCCCGAGCCCAAGTATGACCGATTTCGCGACGAGCCGCTGAGGGCCGCGGCCCGGCCGCGCCATCCTCCGGCCGCCCCTATGCCGGCCCCGGCGCCAGCGCATCCCGGTGCGGCCCCGGGGTTGGCACAGCCGTGCCCCGCGGCGGGCGAGGAGCCGGAGGCCGGTACCACgttctgcatgctgctgcctcGGATGCCTCAATGGAAGTTTCCCGGTCCCGGAGGTTTTCTCAGCCGTAGCCCTTCGGGTTCCAGCAAAGAGCTCTCCTCTCCGGCCAAAACGGGAGGAGCCGTGGAGCCCGGAGGggccacgtccagcctggccgCCGTGCTGGGAGCCTGCGAGCCGGGCTGCTCGGCTCCGTGCTCGCTGCAGGTGATGAGCCGGCtgcgcggcggggccggggccgccaGGAAAGCGGCGAGGGTGGAGGGAGCCCGACCGGCCGGGGATGAGTGGAACCGCAAGGGCAGCTTTATCAACAAGCCGGCCCAGGGTTGGCTGCATCCCGACGAGCGGGTGCTGGGTCCCGGCGTCTCCTACATCGTCAGG TACATGGGATGCATCGAGGTGCTGCGCTCCATGAGATCCCTCGACTTCAACACACGGACACAGGTCACGAG AGAAGCCATCAACAGACTGTACGAAGCAGTGCCGGGTGTGAAGGGCATCTGGAAGAAGAAG GCTCCCAGCAAAGCCCTTTTCTCCATCCTGGGGAAGAGCAACCTCCGCTTCGCAGGCATGAGCATCGCTGTCAACATCTCCATTGATGGCCTGAACCTCATGATCCCTACCACACGCCAG ATCATCGCCAACCACCACATGCAGTCCATCTCCTTTGCCTCCGGTGGGGACATG CAGCAGGACATGAGCCCCAAACACCCTCTGTGTCCCCAGGACACCACGGACTACGTCGCCTACGTCGCCAAGGACCCCATCAACCAGAGAG CCTGCCACATCCTGGAGTGCTGCGATGGGCTGGCGCAGAGCGTCATCAACACGGTGGGACAGGCCTTTGAGCTGCGCTTCAAGCAGTACCTGCACAGCCCACCCAAGGCAGTTGTACCTCCAGACAG ggtgctggggatggaggagTCAGCGTGGGGGGAGGATGATGAGGCGGCCGAGCATGATTACTACAACAGCATCCCTGGCAAGGAGCCACCCCTGGGGGGGCTGATCGACTCCcgcctgcagcacagtgcattcCCCGGCCGCATCCGCGTTCAGCCTTCTCACCAG GGTGGGTTAGCGCTCAGGCGAGAGCTGTCGAACCAACCAGGACAGCCCTGGGACTCAGAGAACCAGG GCCAGTCCTGCGATGGGTATCTGCAGGCAGACGGGCACCCCCTGGTGCCACGGGACTACGAGGAGCACATGTATGTGAACACACAGAGCCTGGAATCGGATGCCACTCATGCAGTGCCAGAGGAGAGCCCCAAAAAGGACCTTTTTGACATGA GGCCTTTCGAAGATGCCCTGAAGCTCCACAAGTGTGTTGCTGGGAGCAACGTCAGTCCACCCATCGAGGACCAGTGGCCGAGTCCCCCCACGAGGAAGGCTCCCATTGCCCCCACGGAGGAGCAGTTGAGACGGGAGCCGTGGTACCACGGGAAGATGAGCCGACGGGATGCCGAGAAGCTCCTGCAGATGGATGGGGACTTCTTGGTGAGGGACAGTATCACCAACCCAGGGCAGTACGTTCTGACGGGCATGCATAGTGGGCAGCCCAAGCACCTGCTGCTGGTGGATCCCGAGGGAGTG
- the SHC2 gene encoding SHC-transforming protein 2 isoform X2, whose product MIPEPKYDRFRDEPLRAAARPRHPPAAPMPAPAPAHPGAAPGLAQPCPAAGEEPEAGTTFCMLLPRMPQWKFPGPGGFLSRSPSGSSKELSSPAKTGGAVEPGGATSSLAAVLGACEPGCSAPCSLQVMSRLRGGAGAARKAARVEGARPAGDEWNRKGSFINKPAQGWLHPDERVLGPGVSYIVRYMGCIEVLRSMRSLDFNTRTQVTREAINRLYEAVPGVKGIWKKKAPSKALFSILGKSNLRFAGMSIAVNISIDGLNLMIPTTRQIIANHHMQSISFASGGDMDTTDYVAYVAKDPINQRACHILECCDGLAQSVINTVGQAFELRFKQYLHSPPKAVVPPDRVLGMEESAWGEDDEAAEHDYYNSIPGKEPPLGGLIDSRLQHSAFPGRIRVQPSHQGGLALRRELSNQPGQPWDSENQGQSCDGYLQADGHPLVPRDYEEHMYVNTQSLESDATHAVPEESPKKDLFDMRPFEDALKLHKCVAGSNVSPPIEDQWPSPPTRKAPIAPTEEQLRREPWYHGKMSRRDAEKLLQMDGDFLVRDSITNPGQYVLTGMHSGQPKHLLLVDPEGVVRTKDVLFESISHLISHHRQNEQPIVAAESELHLRQVVQRKQ is encoded by the exons ATGATCCCCGAGCCCAAGTATGACCGATTTCGCGACGAGCCGCTGAGGGCCGCGGCCCGGCCGCGCCATCCTCCGGCCGCCCCTATGCCGGCCCCGGCGCCAGCGCATCCCGGTGCGGCCCCGGGGTTGGCACAGCCGTGCCCCGCGGCGGGCGAGGAGCCGGAGGCCGGTACCACgttctgcatgctgctgcctcGGATGCCTCAATGGAAGTTTCCCGGTCCCGGAGGTTTTCTCAGCCGTAGCCCTTCGGGTTCCAGCAAAGAGCTCTCCTCTCCGGCCAAAACGGGAGGAGCCGTGGAGCCCGGAGGggccacgtccagcctggccgCCGTGCTGGGAGCCTGCGAGCCGGGCTGCTCGGCTCCGTGCTCGCTGCAGGTGATGAGCCGGCtgcgcggcggggccggggccgccaGGAAAGCGGCGAGGGTGGAGGGAGCCCGACCGGCCGGGGATGAGTGGAACCGCAAGGGCAGCTTTATCAACAAGCCGGCCCAGGGTTGGCTGCATCCCGACGAGCGGGTGCTGGGTCCCGGCGTCTCCTACATCGTCAGG TACATGGGATGCATCGAGGTGCTGCGCTCCATGAGATCCCTCGACTTCAACACACGGACACAGGTCACGAG AGAAGCCATCAACAGACTGTACGAAGCAGTGCCGGGTGTGAAGGGCATCTGGAAGAAGAAG GCTCCCAGCAAAGCCCTTTTCTCCATCCTGGGGAAGAGCAACCTCCGCTTCGCAGGCATGAGCATCGCTGTCAACATCTCCATTGATGGCCTGAACCTCATGATCCCTACCACACGCCAG ATCATCGCCAACCACCACATGCAGTCCATCTCCTTTGCCTCCGGTGGGGACATG GACACCACGGACTACGTCGCCTACGTCGCCAAGGACCCCATCAACCAGAGAG CCTGCCACATCCTGGAGTGCTGCGATGGGCTGGCGCAGAGCGTCATCAACACGGTGGGACAGGCCTTTGAGCTGCGCTTCAAGCAGTACCTGCACAGCCCACCCAAGGCAGTTGTACCTCCAGACAG ggtgctggggatggaggagTCAGCGTGGGGGGAGGATGATGAGGCGGCCGAGCATGATTACTACAACAGCATCCCTGGCAAGGAGCCACCCCTGGGGGGGCTGATCGACTCCcgcctgcagcacagtgcattcCCCGGCCGCATCCGCGTTCAGCCTTCTCACCAG GGTGGGTTAGCGCTCAGGCGAGAGCTGTCGAACCAACCAGGACAGCCCTGGGACTCAGAGAACCAGG GCCAGTCCTGCGATGGGTATCTGCAGGCAGACGGGCACCCCCTGGTGCCACGGGACTACGAGGAGCACATGTATGTGAACACACAGAGCCTGGAATCGGATGCCACTCATGCAGTGCCAGAGGAGAGCCCCAAAAAGGACCTTTTTGACATGA GGCCTTTCGAAGATGCCCTGAAGCTCCACAAGTGTGTTGCTGGGAGCAACGTCAGTCCACCCATCGAGGACCAGTGGCCGAGTCCCCCCACGAGGAAGGCTCCCATTGCCCCCACGGAGGAGCAGTTGAGACGGGAGCCGTGGTACCACGGGAAGATGAGCCGACGGGATGCCGAGAAGCTCCTGCAGATGGATGGGGACTTCTTGGTGAGGGACAGTATCACCAACCCAGGGCAGTACGTTCTGACGGGCATGCATAGTGGGCAGCCCAAGCACCTGCTGCTGGTGGATCCCGAGGGAGTG